The Cyprinus carpio isolate SPL01 chromosome B19, ASM1834038v1, whole genome shotgun sequence DNA window gactgccctgctctcggttactgaagccctgcgactggcaagagcagcttcaaaatcctcagttctcattttgctggacttgtctgctgcttttgacactgttaatcaccagattctcctgtccaccctcagaaagatgggcatctctggaaccgctctccagtggcttaactcctacctttctgatagatccttcatggtgtcttggaggggtgaagtttctaagtcacaacaacttgctactggggttcctcaaggctcagtacttggaccgcttctcttctccatctacatgacgtcattaggatctgtcattcagaagcatggcttttcctatcactgctatgctgatgacactcaactctacttctcattccaaccagatgacccgacggtagttgctcgcatttcagcctgtctgagtgacatttctagctggatgaatgaccatcaccttcagctcaaccttactaagactgaactgctggtggttccagctaacccatcgtttcatcacaacttctctatacagctgggttcgtcaaccataactccttccaggacagccagaaacctaggagttgtgatggatcatcagttaagcttcacagaccatattgctacaaagacccatcctgcagatttgccttatacaacattaggaagattagacccttcctgtcagagcaagccacccaacttcttgtccaagctcttgttctctccagactggactattgtaatgctcttatggcgggccttcctgcatgtactatcaagcctctacaactgatccagaatgcagcagcgagggttgtcttcaatgagccaaaaacagctcatgtgactcctctcctcatcaggttacactggctaccagtagccgctcgcatcaaattcaaggtactgatgcttgcctacaagacgaccactggcacggcgccaacatacctaaactcactagttcagtcttatgcgccctccagaagtttgcgctctgcaattGAACGACCTctttgtggtgccatcccaaagaggttcaaaatcactctcacggactttttcctggactgcgcccagctggtggaatgacctcccgatctcaattcgaacagctgagtctttactcatttttaaaaaacatctaaagactcatctttttttgcctgaacttaaccaactaatatcaaaaaaaaaaaaaaaaaaaaaaaaaatatcatattcaaaaaaaaaaaaaaaaaaaaaaaaaaaccctggctacgtgttctgtactagactaactgagacttgtcatagcacttgtataccgttgttgttctctcgttgatctgattgtttctactgttctcatttgtaagtcgctttggataaaagcgtctgctaaatgattaaatgtaaatgtaaatgtaaaatatatattctaataatatattttctttactatcactttttatcaatttaacacatccttgctgaataaaagtattgattttatttaaaaaaaagaaaaaaaaaatactgaccccaaattactgaccagtagtgtatattgttattacaaaatatttatattttaaaaacatagcttcttttttttttttttttttttttttttttactttttattcatcaaagtatcctaaaaaagtatcacatgttctgaaaaaatattaagcagcagaactgtttccaactttgataatgaatcatcatattggaatgatttctaaaggatcatgtgataatgatcctaaaaattcagctttgcatcacagaaataaatgataatttaaagtataataaatttaaaaacaattattttaaattgtaataatatatcacaatattacatttttttctgtatttttgatcaaataaataaaggcttgatgagcagaagaaacttctttcaaaaacattaaaaatagtaatgtttccaaactttatatatatatatattttttttcaccgTATTGTCCTGgttataaatacaaatgtaagcATAACATTTTACAACAGATTTAATATGGTTACCATTCTTTTGATGCACCTTTTTTTCCATGCCAATTAAATCCTCAATTAGTAAAGCAGAGTAATTAAAACCAATTTTTTATATGACAATACTGATCAGTTTAATAGATCAATCATCAGCAGTTTACAGAAATCATTTCAATACCAAACGTCAAGTGCAGGAGGACACTTAACTCTTGTGCTTAGTCACCTGAGGccagttaaagggacagttcacacaaaaataaaaattctctcaaTATTTACTCTCAAGTCCTTTTAAATCcatatactaatatttttttctgtattgcagaCAAAAAAGGTGAAATTAAtgtctgaatttttatttttgggtgaactactttaAGATGTAATCTGAAAGCAAAGCTTCCAATGTTTGTAAATTGGAGCACGTAAAGAAGCTCATAACTTATGTGGAAAATTAATTCCACAGTGAAAAAATCCACAGTGCACTGTACAAAGTTGTCAACGTAAGTCAAACACTACACGAAATGGGAGCATTTATTGAGTTGAGAAGAGAAAGTTCACTTCCCCTCATGACTCTTGGCACAGATGAGGATTGCATCCAAACCctcaaactaaaaccataaatacaATACAAGATAAACCCTCGGAGTAAGAATGTTTAGAGGCAAGTCCCATTTACAATATACCAAAATACCTCTAAAAAGCCTGAATGGATAACGGCATGCCATTTTCCCTTGTATAAAAAGTAAACCGTGGCATTGCGTACAAGTGGTTGAAAACCTGACTGAACCTGTCcaaagtaaaataaagtttttttgttctCTGTTCACACTGGCAGGCACTAACGGAGCAGGATGCTGACTGATGCCAGCTCAGTACCCTGTGACTCAATCTGAATCAGACAGAACGATCACTTCCTCTGGGTCACACTGAGTCGCCACGTTCACCTGTGAACACAGGAATAACACGCGTTAGCGCTTTCTTTAATGGGCAGATAATGCTGTATGTAATGCTCAGTCACAGCAACTAAAAccatttcaaaaacacattaattgacaccaaattaaaaaaacaacacctttGTAATACTTTGAGTTAAGATTTCAGCAGGTCACCAAGTCAACATTTTTGAAGTACTAAGCtggaagtactaaaattactaaaactgaaaataactattaaaatgaaactgaCATAAAACAATAGCAACtaataaaagcaacaaaattacaaaaaaaaaaaaaaaaaaatactaaaaaaaaagaaaaaaagaaaattcttactaaatttgattattaataaatactacaagaCTGTATTTATGATAGCAAAATAACACAGCGATAATTTTATTAAGATGGCTGAGAGGGTTGTTATGGAATACAGTCgtgctaaaatatttgtattattaataaatataattattctaattattttcaatattgaaaaatcattatttaatttattatctaatatttattacattttcagtaCAAAATTTCCAAGCCTTGTTGTGATTTCTGAttcataatgaaatgaaaaatcatgAAGCTGATGCAAACCAATGAAACTGTATCCCTAAACTGAATCACAGCAATATTCCCCTAGTTGTTGGTTtttaaggggttttttttttttttgttttgtttagattttaggACTAAACAAATAATAAGAGCGTACTTtgtctgtttcttgttttttgcttgtttcatCTACTTCCATaatttcagtaaatatttcaGTAAGATGCCAAGTCAGCATTTCACATTTTAGtgtaaagttgaagtactaaaacttataaacatataaaataaaatatacataaaacaaaaaaataaaaaaatctaaatatgaataaataacatagtattatattaatcaaaattaaaacaatgcattGAATTTACTGCGATGACTGAGAAAGCTGCAATGGAATAAAGTCATGCTAAAATATTAGAGCTGTTAAAATCAGCCGTTATGCTTCAGGAATGGTGTAATAATAACATGCAAAACCAATTCAGCAGAGATTCAAATGCATTTACTGCAGTGTTTCAATGCCAGCTAAAAGCAAACAGCCACACGGTCACCTTATTTTTCTTGGGCGGTGGTGTGGCTCGTGAGCTTCGGACCGTGACCCGAGTCGAACTCCTCGTCCTGGTTAaatcttcttcctcaggacagcAGATCACACCCATATCCAGAGGAATATCACTGAGAAAAACACAACTGCATGAAGCAAGCTTGTCCTCCAGAAGAACAGAAAATCAGTTTTCAGTGTAAATCTTGACATGCGTCCTCCTAGCACAGACCAGCAGCCACAGATATTCTTAACATGCCATGTCAACTTTTCTAAAGAGATAtgttcatataaacccccaccaCAAATGTATTGTGATTCGTTTAACATCTCAACTGACTTGAATTGGCAcatatttttatcaatttttttaacAGACTTGGGGAGCATCGTTACATCTCTGTAATTTAATAGTAAGTTATTAAATCACACAGCTTCTCAAGGAAAGTCTGCACGACTCATTCAGGTTTACCTGTCCTGTGTGCAGTTCCCATTGAAGGCAGCGGTTTGTTTTTCAGTCGAGGATCGTTTCCTCTTCTTGTAGTTGCCCATCTCGTCGATCAGCAAAGGGCTCGTTTGAGGTAGAGGACTGCAGGTGGCCGATCTCATAGGGGTTGACGGTGTTTCCTGATTGGTGGAGACAGTCTCAGTGCAGGTAGTGGTGCTTTTAATGTCAATCCAGGAAATAGGTTCTGTCTCGTCGGTGGGCATAGGATCCAAAGTCTCTGTGAATGGAGGGTTTTGTTTCGCAGGTGTGCCGTTTGTGTTTGTTTCCACAGGTCCCGTCTCGTGTGTGCTGCTGGCTGGAGACCGCTGGTCGTCATCGCCCTGATCCTCCTCTGTGTCCTGGACCGATGATTTGATTGACAGAGGAGAGTTCTCATCTATCGGCTGATCATTGTCACTGTTGTTCAGCTGCTCCTCTTCAACATCCTCTTCATCGTCATCTGAAACACATCAGCAAAGGAGAAATAGGTTTTCTCTGCAGGAAATGGCAAAGCAACATGAAGGAAGGAGATGAAGATGATTTATGCACTTCTTACCTGGACCGGCTTGTTCTCGACTGGCCTGGATCTCCTCTTCAATGTCAGGATCAGAGGaatcatcctcttcttcatcttcctcctcctcttcttcttcctcctcttctttttcttcctgttcctccttctctttttctttgctGTCACTCTGCTGTCCATTAAGTGCCTGTAAATGTGACGGAAGGACAAACAGATTCAAGACTGCTCATGGTTTCAAGAGGATTCTGGCTTCATTTTGGACAATGCAGAAATaggaataaattgtatatattttctaataacagcattatttacatcaagaaacaagttaatttgattatttattatttgtattatacatttgtattttttaatattttaaaacattatttattgtattaattaaaattgaatataataatatttttaatttttgtttttatgcttacCAGTGCTGAAcatcccaaaaaaaattttttttatgcgtataatatgtgtgtgtactgtgtatatttattatgtatatataaagagacATACAAcacttattttgaaaatatttacatgtatatatttatattcatataatttatattatatataaataaatatactcagtacacacacatatattatgtgcataaaaacttttattttggatgcaagcATGATTAATCATTGCTGAGCAATATATCTTACTTATAAATGATATCTTTCATCAGTATCTTtgcatcaaaaaaatatttttttttcttttttattactttaaaatataatcataaatatttccaattttttgaatgtatttaaagtattttacattttagattgaTTCTATAACTGAAGACAGATTCTACTGGagaaaaaacaaatactgaaatgaattattgaacaaaacaaacaatacataagAACATATTTGGTTCTTTTACCTCTTttttcagtctgtctctctcttgttTCTTCCTCATTTCCTCTACCTCAATGTCTTCCTGTTTAGTAGCGTATTTGGTGATCACCTCCTCCAGGCTGCTGAGAGCCACGTCTCTGTTTGAGCGGAGCTTGCGATTTAGTGCTGGATCAGTGAGCGCAGGGTCCAACGCTGAAGGAAACACAGGAAGGAAATTCACCTCGCGTGCTGAACTTACAATCACTTAACATTACATCAATCCAGAAATCACTGGTCAGTGTAAAACATAAGACTCATACACTAAGACTTGATTATGGTCTCTAGCTGAATTAGAGAGTAACTGAACTGAATTACTAGGTTTGAAGGAATCGGTGAGGTGGGAGCCGAAGTTGTAGACCATGTCAAGATGGCGTCTCTCCTGAAGTTTGTTGCCCGTCTCTCTGAAGGCATCTTGAGCGATTTGTATCATCTGTTTGCGGGTGAGCATGAGTTTGTAGCGTTCGTTGGCGCGCTGAACCACCTTCAGGATATCTGTGTAGTCCGGTGGATTCTGAAGAGCTTCTGGACTGTTAATGTAGCGTTCAATCTACAAACCAAAGAGAAAAGACGACGgtaaagacagaaagaaaagcaaagaaaaatgaTAAGTTATTCAttcttttcttaaagggataattcacccaaaaataaaaatgttgtcatttattcaccctcatgtcgttccaaacctgtacgagtttcttaatgtgttgaacataaaagaacagaatttgaaaaattttaaagAAGCAAACAGCTGTTGGTCCCCATTgagtagggaaagaaatactacgGAAGTCAACGGAGaccgtcaactgtttgattaccagcattctccaaaatatcacaataacacaagaaagaaactcatacaggtttggaacgacatgaggatgagtaaatgacaaaatattcatttttgggtgaactatccctttaatattcgCCCCCTGTATTTCATTCCATGAGAAATGTTTACCTTTATTATggtgtatttttcattttgttaagaatttaaaaaaatttaagataaaCATCAGATGTCTTAAATAAGCTCTGGCTGTTTCTGAtgctatttcattttaattttacaatccaTTTCTGATCAAAGCTCAATATCATAGGCTTGAGGGCAGAGGAGTGGGGAAATTAGGAAGCATTATTTTGAGTAATGAGAATCCAGAGAAAGTGACTTCACAAGCAGAAGTAGCACCTTTTTGTTGATTTCTGGGTAGCGTGTTCCACCGTAGGGAATCTTCTGCTCGATCACTCGACCCGTCAGCGTGTTGCAGCCCTTCAGCTCACACAGTTTCTCATAGATCTTCATCATCTGAGaccacacaaacaacattaaagATCTGAACTTATAACACCTGACAAAATCTCATTACTTCAAAGTCATTTGATTGTATCAAAATGGTTCCATTTAATATGACAACACACCGTAACTTCCAGAGCTTTGTCCATATCAGACTATTTATTGAAAACAAGGTACAAAGACTCTTCCGGAACTTTCTGTTTAATTGATCCAAATCAGGAATGAAGAGACTTGCCTTGCGTTTGAGCTTGTGCTCCTGAATATAACTGGAGTCCTCCTCCTCCAGTTCATCGATGCTCAGCTCCCGCTCCTGCAGCCGCTGGATCTCCTCATTATACACCTTCAGCAGGTTTTCCAGGTAAGCAATCTGAAACAGAACATGAGACACACACAAATTACAATGCACATGAATAAATATTCGATCAAAACCTCTCAGTTAATTTTAATGTCCACAAGTATAAAGCACAACAGTAACATTTTAAAGAAGTATATTGCAATCattttatgcacaaaaatatCTTTAACATCAACAAATAAACCTTTTGGTACAGATCTAGCACAAACCGATATTTTTTAAGTCTTGATATATTCTGTGGAAGCCTACCTTTacgctgttaaaaaaaaaaaatgtttaacctGTATTTTGTACTTCTTTGCGTTGTGTTTTATGATTAATGGAAATGTCTAAAATAATATCCTGgcaaaacattaacatttcattttccgtgatttactttatttttaaatgtaacacttt harbors:
- the daxx gene encoding death domain-associated protein 6 isoform X1, producing the protein MLSAQQILSPPFRMAGAVMDSIVILTDDDDEEASTSASTSYSHAANCQPKTPVKNQLPPPTHITQSPFASAKKDVHVLKVENEKLFAEFVDHCSRYSQDHPEVVTYLQTRYSKALPTFLSSVEFRNTLGRCLTRAQANAGKTFVYINELCTVLKQHTARKRSSIQSVPSQTKPEQKSNGTSVNEEAQDKEEEEKQEAEEENKKTKRASRRQIAYLENLLKVYNEEIQRLQERELSIDELEEEDSSYIQEHKLKRKMMKIYEKLCELKGCNTLTGRVIEQKIPYGGTRYPEINKKIERYINSPEALQNPPDYTDILKVVQRANERYKLMLTRKQMIQIAQDAFRETGNKLQERRHLDMVYNFGSHLTDSFKPTLDPALTDPALNRKLRSNRDVALSSLEEVITKYATKQEDIEVEEMRKKQERDRLKKEALNGQQSDSKEKEKEEQEEKEEEEEEEEEEDEEEDDSSDPDIEEEIQASREQAGPDDDEEDVEEEQLNNSDNDQPIDENSPLSIKSSVQDTEEDQGDDDQRSPASSTHETGPVETNTNGTPAKQNPPFTETLDPMPTDETEPISWIDIKSTTTCTETVSTNQETPSTPMRSATCSPLPQTSPLLIDEMGNYKKRKRSSTEKQTAAFNGNCTQDSDIPLDMGVICCPEEEDLTRTRSSTRVTVRSSRATPPPKKNKVNVATQCDPEEVIVLSDSD
- the daxx gene encoding death domain-associated protein 6 isoform X2: MAGAVMDSIVILTDDDDEEASTSASTSYSHAANCQPKTPVKNQLPPPTHITQSPFASAKKDVHVLKVENEKLFAEFVDHCSRYSQDHPEVVTYLQTRYSKALPTFLSSVEFRNTLGRCLTRAQANAGKTFVYINELCTVLKQHTARKRSSIQSVPSQTKPEQKSNGTSVNEEAQDKEEEEKQEAEEENKKTKRASRRQIAYLENLLKVYNEEIQRLQERELSIDELEEEDSSYIQEHKLKRKMMKIYEKLCELKGCNTLTGRVIEQKIPYGGTRYPEINKKIERYINSPEALQNPPDYTDILKVVQRANERYKLMLTRKQMIQIAQDAFRETGNKLQERRHLDMVYNFGSHLTDSFKPTLDPALTDPALNRKLRSNRDVALSSLEEVITKYATKQEDIEVEEMRKKQERDRLKKEALNGQQSDSKEKEKEEQEEKEEEEEEEEEEDEEEDDSSDPDIEEEIQASREQAGPDDDEEDVEEEQLNNSDNDQPIDENSPLSIKSSVQDTEEDQGDDDQRSPASSTHETGPVETNTNGTPAKQNPPFTETLDPMPTDETEPISWIDIKSTTTCTETVSTNQETPSTPMRSATCSPLPQTSPLLIDEMGNYKKRKRSSTEKQTAAFNGNCTQDSDIPLDMGVICCPEEEDLTRTRSSTRVTVRSSRATPPPKKNKVNVATQCDPEEVIVLSDSD